Proteins encoded within one genomic window of Aspergillus nidulans FGSC A4 chromosome VII:
- a CDS encoding RIX1/PELP1 family protein (transcript_id=CADANIAT00008950) → MAHLYLSLRAVNHRLTTLPVQKLPAIAASLAASITECGELLSAPQSQKAGKSDSDHSVQVHKLVTRISSLLQDRSFEGRWAAVVLVKALVEAGQWEIIRGSEPFVRGLMSILSKSDPASTKTMAVITLTRIFHLTYQYPTLVREITTPSLPGFITTTLNLISVKPTSEPTRSLKPNTPFLEVVLRSYAELIARHPTIFRPFTAQIHSLLQTIVGSTSALYSRSVVDVAEQLFIALHHCAPKNTGGEEWKSACRMTINSIHATGNHVLRAIVEQWESVDPALRQQLSHPIDYALEVGSHKTDALGLTGWQGLDAGVERLLALLRMLSTFLATATASTVSIPVGSILDLTARFMSVVVPSDAGDVQANRQVSRTEREALLAELPRIHVACIRILRALVGTLETAGLSVAQTVLEQTLWVFRAEKFNKKIRTSVYDILGALIKHVGPSMNKKNVASLTDMIRTCCFDILPQVGEYGTKDTSPAANGKSKANSAAVNADFFLNPSLKQGRGTNATTRPPRLVRTASKLLQIVLSHIALEFLAPPIRAEIDRTIIMTSDKDAMYASVLNPHPAVKGRGATISIIPFLARSYASDMNMEALIRPRLPVLAPSSYTGHYVNIEEDDDEEMEHVAMPEPIQAEDPAVFLKPAATPNLRDLVDSNAPQSFTASVNKRTYTEETSQNSTPSASFPVMVDNLQPKKARFDSSVSTPPATTLSQPSSFTGTLTPAAAPLSSVQPATTLAGTTMETSTVGDSVTTSTTSVMVEQSTTVPRVEAVALPEEADSDEEMPTLNIEPDTDEEDEE, encoded by the exons aTGGCACACTTATATTTAAGTTTACGCGCTGTCAATCACCGATTGACCACTCTACCGGTCCAAAAACTGCCTGCTATCGCGGCTTCGCTCGCAGCCTCTATAACAGAATGTGGAGAGTTGCTCTCGGCGCCTCAGTCCCAGAAGGCTGGCAAGTCAGACTCAGATCATTCGGTTCAGGTACACAAGCTGGTAACCAGGATTTCGAGTCTTCTGCAGGATAGATCGTTTGAGGGCCGGTGGGCTGCTGTCGTGCTCGTCAAGGCCTTAGTGGAAGCTGGACAATGGGAAATTATTCGTGGAAGTGAGCCGTTTGTTCGCGGGCTTATGAGCATTTTGAGT AAATCTGACCCTGCCTCTACTAAGACCATGGCCGTCATCACCTTGACGCGGATCTTCCATCTTACGTACCAATATCCTACCCTTGTTCGCGAAATAACGACGCCATCGCTTCCCGGATTCATTACAACTACCTTAAACCTCATCTCTGTCAAGCCGACATCTGAGCCTACCCGAAGCTTGAAACCCAATACCCCATTCTTGGAGGTTGTTCTTCGCTCCTATGCGGAACTCATTGCCCGGCACCCTACCATCTTCCGCCCGTTCACTGCACAGATCCACAGTCTGCTTCAAACCATAGTTGGCTCAACCTCAGCATTATATTCCCGGTCAGTGGTAGATGTCGCGGAGCAACTCTTTATTGCTCTTCACCATTGTGCCCCGAAGAATACTGGAggggaagagtggaagagtGCTTGCCGCATGACAATCAATTCAATACATGCTACTGGGAATCATGTGTTGAGGGCAATTGTGGAACAGTGGGAATCTGTGGATCCGGCATTACGACAGCAATTAAGCCATCCCATTGACTATGCACTCGAGGTGGGAAGTCACAAAACTGACGCACTAGGACTTACCGGCTGGCAAGGGCTGGATGCGGGGGTCGAAAGACTTCTTGCCCTATTGAGGATGCTTTCCACTTTCCTAGCCACTGCCACCGCTTCTACCGTATCGATTCCAGTGGGTTCTATACTCGATTTGACTGCGCGCTTCATGTCTGTGGTCGTCCCATCAGACGCAGGTGATGTACAAGCCAACCGTCAAGTCAGTCGGACGGAAAGGGAAGCTCTTTTAGCGGAACTTCCTCGTATACACGTTGCTTGTATCAGGATTCTTCGTGCCTTGGTCGGCACGCTGGAAACCGCCGGTCTTTCCGTCGCTCAGACGGTCTTGGAACAAACTCTTTGGGTCTTCCGCGCGGAAAAATtcaacaagaagatcagGACTTCGGTATACGATATTCTTGGTGCATTGATCAAACATGTTGGCCCGTCtatgaacaagaagaacgtGGCCTCTTTGACTGACATGATTCGAACCTGTTGCTTTGACATTCTGCCTCAAGTCGGAGAATATGGCACAAAAGACACCTCACCAGCTGCAAATGGAAAGTCTAAGGCGAACTCAGCTGCTGTCAATGCAGACTTCTTCTTGAACCCCAGCCTCAAGCAAGGTCGCGGAACGAACGCGACGACTAGACCACCAAGGCTCGTTCGAACCGCCTCCAAGCTCCTTCAAATTGTTCTCAGCCACATCGCACTGGAATTCCTCGCGCCCCCAATCCGCGCAGAGATCGACCGCACCATCATAATGACCTCCGACAAGGACGCCATGTACGCCAGCGTTCTCAACCCCCACCCAGCCGTGAAAGGACGCGGAGCAACTATTAGCATCATTCCTTTCCTAGCCAGGAGCTACGCATCTGACATGAACATGGAAGCACTCATTCGACCCCGGCTGCCTGTTTTGGCGCCTTCAAGTTATACCGGCCACTACGTCAAtattgaggaagacgatgacgaagaaATGGAACATGTTGCCATGCCGGAGCCCATCCAAGCAGAAGACCCCGCCGTTTTCCTGAAACCAGCCGCCACCCCTAATCTCCGAGACCTCGTGGACTCTAATGCGCCGCAGAGCTTCACTGCATCGGTAAATAAGCGCACTTACACTGAGGAAACGTCCCAGAATTCCACACCTTCCGCCAGTTTCCCGGTAATGGTAGACAACCTTCAACCCAAGAAGGCAAGGTTTGACAGCAGTGTATCAACGCCGCCAGCTACAACCCTATCTCAACCGTCTTCTTTCACAGGAACCCTTACccctgcagctgcaccattATCCTCAGTTCAACCTGCCACAACCCTGGCAGGTACAACCATGGAAACGTCAACAGTCGGCGATAGCGTCACTACTAGCACAACTTCCGTCATGGTGGAGCAGTCAACTACAGTTCCTAGAGTCGAAGCGGTAGCACTGCCGGAGGAGGCAGATAGTGACGAAGAGATGCCAACTTTGAACATCGAGCCGGATacagacgaagaggatgaggagtaa
- a CDS encoding putative filamentation protein (Rhf1) (transcript_id=CADANIAT00008951) — translation MSARESEKGHRYVVALDNARSQNKWDEVPELIRKVNKHAPHKTSRAEYQIVSHFHKTPSTASPPSSSPTDLSELIPSLLSTIDKADGSKQEIFQAQVCLGWVHYTLNEPGLAAARLPKDFKEELDALTATGDELSPWTRACFLKGCYIKGAAQHQVLGPQEALQVFNSLVPWLNSTSLGSSSNQFLYWSEKMLADGALIAGEEVCKDIASADSELVGIALRIFRAWSSHPSIKSRESLSGMQNESSPESVPKSSIWKSYYDLLSAILLHELPYTAPAQGPERLQLATELRRVEAICEANLLREVKFPTADSGNEIIEAWVEQVIQNWKRLCGPQWHDDELGEGGQHALGKNVLEILYRAATRTYHSFLILRRLFHVHSALAEFDLAFKALDSYIEIVTGAKERAEKSVPNEHLEDDGVFMRTLSESVTILCSYGSEKEAEKARDLTAILKVFINNHVTDSEEGQGRKMIFDPTTVSPADISATYRAIGIGLANWASWTPVNENRDDIRAEAIECLERSIAPELGDQLNYSSLYALSLLLAENRDLDAAIDYVKSALSSNKDPEATSAFSRERDLIPLWHLLALLLSAKQEYDIAERSCEAAFEQFPAAVTSLAHSDRRPAKHQTNAQEQTTPRKALLDQLRNREKERIIETRMTQLAFVEVLEGPEAALNHSDQLLGLFGTLFHTLNLEPETQSNTKTDLSVRPKSSSGTVRSFRGSIFGRHRPPRVPDQKTLPNGEFKADTPSQPSPQTHSLHLDGAPSIHVTDENDPNVADGHASLARSESRKLRKRSSTIKKTDSTLDSRNPNGDSASQYGPDRGEINGQHREQEIPSPEMVRSAVSQAADQPQSAKRTLGPIAHNMKHTHLDQPAGHEDQPLEQDIRLPTSYGFESPTGALTKFPHTQAQKHALCILVKIWLLIAGLYRRASSFEDAAEACDEASKYLKRIETLTASQDASARSFRERGWAIPKSSDELWADIYTERGLLLNAQSRPHDAMEHFEEALLYNADHPKATISLANLLLDIWDQKLPLKPPEPGVETGLPEMTPAPVKRSVESRRLSRAGVSDLVKLKTEEPEPTAEDEEPILVNRIAARERACNLLTALTRRGTSWDNSEAWFALSRAYEAVGQTQKLKEVLWWCIELEDRRPIRHWSNIGSGAYVL, via the exons ATGAGT GCGCGAGAGTCTGAAAAGGGCCATCGCTATGTGGTTGCCCTGGATAATGCTCGAAGTCAAAATAAATGGGATGAGGTTCCTGAATTAATCCGGAAGGTCAACAAACATGCACCTCACAAGACTT CTAGAGCAGAGTATCAGATCGTCTCTCACTTCCACAAAACTCCGTCAACCGCAAGCCCTCCGTCCTCGTCCCCTACCGATTTATCAGAATTAATACCATCGCTCCTTTCCACGATTGACAAGGCAGATGGGTCGAAACAGGAGATATTCCAGGCGCAGGTTTGCTTAGGATGGGTTCACTACACGCTGAATGAGCCGGGTCTGGCTGCGGCACGTCTTCCCAAAGACTTCAAAGAGGAGTTGGACGCCCTGACGGCTACAGGTGATGAACTGTCGCCATGGACCAGAGCTTGCTTTCTCAAAGGCTGCTATATCAAAGGAGCTGCACAGCATCAGGTTTTGGGGCCTCAAGAGGCACTGCAAGTGTTCAATTCTCTCGTCCCCTGGTTGAACAGCACAAGTCTAGGATCTTCGTCAAACCAATTCCTGTATTGGTCTGAGAAGATGTTAGCGGATGGCGCATTGattgctggagaggaagtcTGCAAGGATATCGCCTCGGCAGATAGCGAACTAGTGGGGATTGCCTTAAGAATCTTCCGAGCGTGGTCCTCTCATCCCTCCATCAAGTCAAGAGAGAGCCTGTCTGGCATGCAAAATGAGAGCTCTCCAGAGTCTGTCCCAAAATCATCCATCTGGAAGTCCTATTATGATCTCCTTTCCGCCATCCTTTTACATGAATTACCATATACTGCACCGGCGCAAGGCCCGGAGCGACTGCAGCTTGCCACCGAGTTACGACGTGTAGAGGCCATATGTGAGGCTAATCTACTCCGTGAAGTGAAATTTCCTACAGCCGATAGTGGAAACGAAATTATCGAGGCATGGGTGGAGCAGGTCATTCAAAACTGGAAAAGACTATGTGGCCCTCAATGGCATGACGACGAACTTGGGGAAGGTGGCCAGCATGCTTTGGGGAAGAATGTTCTCGAG ATTCTTTACCGTGCTGCGACTCGAACATATCATTCATTTTTGATTTTGAGGCGTCTCTTCCACGTTCATTCAGCACTGGCTGAGTTCGATCTCGCATTTAAAGCGCTTGACTCATATATAGAAATCGTCACTGGCGCCAAGGAAAGAGCAGAGAAGTCGGTCCCGAACGAGCActtggaggatgatggcgttTTCATGCGAACGCTTTCAGAAAGTGTCACCATTTTATGTTCTTATGGTTCTGAGAAAGAGGCGGAAAAGGCTCGAGATCTCACCGCTATCTTGAAGGTGTTCATCAATAACCATGTTACGGATAGCGAggaaggacaggggaggaaaATGATTTTTGACCCCACCACCGTTTCGCCCGCTGATATCAGTGCAACCTACCGTGCCATTGGTATTGGTCTTGCCAATTGGGCAAGCTGGACGCCAGTGAACGAAAATCGCGATGACATTCGAGCTGAGGCCATTGAGTGTTTAGAACGAAGCATTGCCCCGGAACTAGGTGATCAGCTCAACTATTCGTCCCTCTATGCTCTATCTCTACTGTTGGCCGAGAATCGGGACCTTGATGCTGCAATCGACTACGTTAAGTCGGCATTGTCGTCAAACAAGGACCCGGAAGCCACGTCGGCTTTTAGCCGTGAGCGGGACTTGATACCATTATGGCACCTTCTGGCACTACTCTTGAGTGCGAAACAGGAGTACGATATTGCCGAACGCTCGTGCGAGGCTGCATTTGAACAATTTCCCGCCGCGGTTACCTCTCTAGCCCACAGTGACAGAAGGCCCGCCAAACACCAAACCAACGCGCAAGAACAAACAACGCCAAGAAAGGCGCTCCTTGATCAATTACGGAACCGAGAAAAGGAGCGTATAATTGAAACTCGTATGACCCAACTCGCTTTTGTGGAGGTTTTGGAGGGTCCTGAGGCTGCCCTCAACCATAGCGACCAGCTCCTCGGCCTTTTCGGTACTCTTTTCCACACGTTGAATCTTGAGCCTGAAACTCAATCAAACACGAAGACAGATCTATCTGTCCGGCCGAAAAGCTCTTCCGGTACCGTGAGAAGCTTCCGCGGCAGCATTTTCGGACGGCACAGACCTCCCCGCGTGCCAGATCAAAAGACTTTGCCGAATGGTGAATTCAAGGCTGACactccatctcagccatCGCCTCAGACTCACTCTCTCCACCTCGATGGTGCGCCCTCTATACACGTGACAGACGAGAACGATCCAAATGTCGCTGATGGTCATGCTTCTTTAGCAAGATCTGAGTCTCGGAAACTGCGTAAGCGCAGCAGCACAATCAAGAAAACTGATTCTACCCTAGACTCAAGAAACCCTAATGGCGATAGCGCTAGTCAATATGGTCCTGATCGTGGCGAAATTAATGGACAGCACCGTGAGCAGGAGATACCTAGCCCAGAAATGGTGCGTAGTGCTGTCTCACAAGCTGCCGATCAGCCACAGAGCGCAAAGCGAACACTGGGCCCCATCGCGCATAATATGAAACATACGCACCTGGATCAACCCGCTGGCCATGAGGATCAGCCGCTGGAGCAGGACATTCGGTTGCCAACATCCTACGGGTTTGAGTCGCCCACAGGAGCGTTGACCAAGTTCCCGCATACTCAAGCCCAAAAACATGCTCTATGTATTCTTGTAAAGATATGGCTGCTTATCGCCGGTCTTTATCGGCGGGCTTCGTCCTTTGAGGATGCTGCTGAGGCATGTGATGAAGCTTCAAAATACCTGAAGCGGATAGAGACTCTCACGGCGTCACAAGACGCCTCCGCCCGCTCATTCCGGGAGCGCGGGTGGGCTATTCCCAAGAGCTCTGACGAACTCTGGGCTGATATCTACACTGAACGCGGTTTATTGTTGAATGCGCAGTCGCGCCCTCATGACGCAATGGAGCATTTCGAGGAAGCGTTGCTATACAATGCTGATCATCCAAAGGCAACCATCAGCTTAGCGAACCTGCTTCTGGATATTTGGGACCAGAAACTTCCTCTTAAGCCTCCAGAGCCGGGTGTAGAAACGGGTCTGCCAGAGATGACTCCAGCACCGGTCAAGAGATCAGTTGAGAGCAGGCGCCTTAGCAGAGCCGGAGTCTCTGACTTAGTCAAACTAAAGACTGAGGAACCGGAGCCTACcgcggaagatgaagaacccATACTTGTTAACCGAATCGCCGCCCGGGAACGGGCCTGTAATTTGCTAACGGCCCTGACCAGACGCGGGACCTCGTGGGATAATTCAGAGGCGTGGTTCGCCCTTTCTCGAGCATACGAGGCGGTCGGCCAAACGCAGAAGCTAAAGGAAGTGCTGTGGTGGTGTATCGAACTCGAGGATCGACGACCGATCCGTCACTGGTCCAATATAGGTTCTGGTGCATATGTTCTATAA
- a CDS encoding complex I NDUFA12 subunit family protein (transcript_id=CADANIAT00008952) → MSTILRTLRNLRRIGFKEYGHQMQYIGDTKAGTLIGTDRYGNKYYENMEEELPLRTRWVDYKQKEYDPSQIEPGWHAWISYMVDIPPTNDKIMQLGVRPWELREHRPTLTLSRAAFKTYSTTKPKYTAWNPVAAPR, encoded by the exons ATGTCGACTATTCTCCGAACCTTGCGAAATCTCAGAAGAATTGGCTTCAAG GAATATGGCCACCAAATGCAG TACATCG GTGATACCAAAGCCGGTACTCTAATCGGCACCGACCGCTACGGCAACAAGTACTACGAGAAtatggaagaagaacttcCCC TCCGAACTCGCTGGGTTGATTACAAGCAGAAAGAATACGACCCCTCCCAGATTGAGCCTGGCTG GCACGCCTGGATCTCGTACATGGTCGACATTCCTCCCACAAATGACAAGATCATGCAGCTTGGTGTTCGACCCTGGGAGCTGCGGGAGCACAGACCGACTTTGACTCTGAGCCGCGCTGCATTCAAGACCTATTCGAC TACCAAGCCCAAGTATACAGCTTGGAACCCCGTTGCTGCTCCCCGGTAA
- a CDS encoding CDP-diacylglycerol--glycerol-3-phosphate 3-phosphatidyltransferase (transcript_id=CADANIAT00008953), whose translation MFGRLGGNTLRCAARSPVVRRRFWERSFSSHIPSPTGTTAPSSASPLGSITTELDRISPCFEVPASRISILDSPASFYSTLKKKIRKARKRIFLSTLYIGKTEYELIQTINQALRDNPDLRVSILTDALRGTRESPNPSCASLLASLVAEHGPDRVDIRMFHTPNLTGLRKRWIPRRINEGWGLQHMKLYGFDDEIILSGANLSNDYFTNRLDRYHVFNSKELADYYARIHDAVCSLSFKVLHDPHNKAGYVLQWPSANSACSPLDDPENFIGYASTVLKPIIQPSVRNAVLEPKSSNQTFVYPVAQFTPLLKPDTSTEFPAVTTILRLLSSSPAFSGAQWLFTAGYFNIHPVLSSLLIASTSPSTAQASSTTRGTVLTASPWANGFYGSPGISGMLPAAYTHLSARFLDRVAATQATNFIELKEWRRGTVGEPGGWTYHAKGLWVTLPEEENPSLTFVGSSNYTKRSYGLDLEVGALVVTGDEELKRRLKAETDWLQTDAIAISRDDLRRTERRVRWNVRLAMWIVEKVGGAL comes from the exons ATGTTCGGGCGTCTTGGTGGCAATACACTCCGGTGCGCTGCGCGCAGCCCCGTGGTGCGGCGGAGGTTCTGGGAGCGCAGCTTTTCATCGCATATACCGTCCCCAACAGGTACAACTGCTCCTTCAAGTGCGTCACCGCTAGGAAGTATTACGACGGAGCTGGATCGGATATCGCCATGCTTTGAGGTTCCCGCGTCGCGGATATCCATTCTGGACTCTCCTGCGAGTTTTTATTCTACGCTCAAG AAAAAAATCCGAAAAGCTCGAAAACGCATCTTCCTTTCTACGTTATATATCGGCAAAACGGAATATGAATTGATTCAAACCATCAACCAAGCTCTTCGCGACAACCCCGATCTGCGAGTCTCGATCCTCACCGATGCTTTGCGAGGGACTCGAGAGTCGCCGAACCCCTCGTGTGCTTCTCTTCTAGCGTCACTAGTCGCAGAACATGGACCGGACCGGGTCGATATTCGGATGTTTCATACACCGAATTTGACTGGGTTGCGGAAGAGATGGATTCCTCGACGGATAAATGAGGGCTGGGGGCTGCAGCATATGAAGCTATACGGTTTCGACGACGAAATTATTCTCTCTGG GGCAAACCTCTCAAATGACTATTTCACGAATCGGTTAGATCGTTATCATGTGTTCAACTCGAAGGAATTGGCTGATTACTATGCGCGCATTCACGATGCAGTCTGCAGCCTCAGCTTTAAAGTCCTTCACGATCCTCACAATAAGGCCGGATACGTTCTCCAGTGGCCTAGTGCTAATAGTGCTTGTTCTCCTCTCGATGACCCAGAAAACTTTATTGGCTATGCTTCAACAGTCTTGAAACCAATCATCCAGCCGTCGGTCAGGAATGCGGTCCTCGAACCCAAATCCTCCAATCAAACATTCGTATACCCAGTAGCTCAGTTCACACCTCTGCTGAAGCCCGACACCTCCACCGAATTTCCTGCCGTTACAACAATTTTACGGCTCCTCTCCAGTTCACCAGCGTTTTCTGGCGCCCAATGGCTCTTCACTGCGGGCTacttcaacatccatccCGTTCTCTCGTCCCTCCTGATAGCAAGCACCTCCCCATCCACCGCCCAAGCATCCTCAACAACTCGCGGCACCGTTCTAACCGCTTCACCCTGGGCAAACGGCTTCTACGGCTCCCCAGGTATATCTGGCATGCTCCCAGCAGCATACACCCATCTCTCAGCCCGTTTTCTCGACCGAGTCGCCGCCACGCAGGCGACGAACTTCATCGAACTAAAAGAATGGCGCCGTGGCACAGTCGGTGAACCAGGTGGCTGGACTTACCACGCCAAAGGACTTTGGGTCACATTaccggaagaagagaaccCTAGCCTGACCTTTGTTGGAAGCAGCAATTACACAAAACGCAGTTACGGTCTGGATCTAGAGGTTGGGGCACTGGTAGTTACCGGGGATGAGGAattgaagaggaggttgaagGCTGAAACGGATTGGTTGCAGACCGATGCAATTGCCATATCAAGAGATGATTTGAGAAGGACGGAGAGGAGAGTTAGGTGGAATGTTAGGTTGGCGATGTGGATTGTTGAGAAAGTTGGGGGTGCTTTATGA
- a CDS encoding ribosome biogenesis protein LTV1 (transcript_id=CADANIAT00008954): MPPRKQWIDKKNATTYQLFHRSQNDPLIHDPDAQDRILHPVYGPAAQAPSTSSASTSSAGRAKHLSDLASEFGNDSIRKNEGEAANYGIYFDDSKYDYMQHMRELGTGGGAYFVEATNKDKGKTKSLKLEDALAQTSLNNDDTRSNWGNRSSVGSAYGAYSTASTYSRKPTYQDQQDVPDSIAGFKPDMDPRLREVLEALEDEEYVDEKDDDDFFGELTAEGQEMDPGDWEDTLFDHDEDEGWESDATEKAPVQPSTSSLKQESNVAPGELPEHDAPAPDMNPDDQDWMREFAKFKKAGKTKTTPAAPPSIVPSEQRSTLASTVFTAGGTPIRRKKRKGALTNPSAYSMTSSSLARTEGHRLLDDRFERLEALYALDEEEEYDDSMSMVSGMTGMTDMSTASSQAPSLIDANGNAVAPRHDFNNIMDDFLDGWDNNTSAQAKRKGAKNKRGKNGNEAIGIRMLDEIRQGLGPARVPGRVSGKV, encoded by the exons ATGCCTCCCCGAAAGCAGTGGAT CGATAAGAAAAACGCCACTACTTATCAACTCTTCCATCGTTCTCAGAATGATCCCCTTATCCACGACCCCGATGCGCAAGACCGTATTCTTCATCCTGTTTATGGCCCAGCTGCCCAAGCGCCAAGTACATCCTCAGCAAGTACATCTTCAGCAGGTCGTGCTAAGCACTTAAGCGATCTTGCCAGTGAATTTGGGAATGATTCCATTCGCAAGAACGAGGGTGAGGCAGCCAACTATGGCATTTACTTCGATGACTCGAAGTATGACTATATGCAACATATGCGAGAGTTGGGTACTGGAGGCGGTGCGTACTTCGTCGAAGCGACCAACAAGGACAAAGGCAAGACCAAGTCcttgaagctggaagatgccCTTGCGCAGACTTCACTAAATAACGATGACACACGAAGTAACTGGGGTAATCGTAGTTCTGTGGGCTCTGCATATGGAGCATACTCTACTGCTTCTACATACTCACGAAAACCGACCTACCAGGACCAGCAAGACGTGCCGGACTCCATTGCGGGATTTAAGCCGGACATGGATCCTCGACTTCGAGAGGTGCTTGAGGcgcttgaggatgaagaataCGTCGACGaaaaggatgatgatgatttctttGGTGAGCTGACTGCCGAAGGGCAGGAGATGGACCCTGGTGACTGGGAGGATACTTTGTTCGaccacgacgaggacgaaggtTGGGAATCCGATGCAACAGAGAAAGCACCTGTCCAGCCAAGTACCTCATCCTTGAAACAGGAGTCGAACGTCGCACCCGGAGAACTCCCAGAGCACGATGCCCCGGCACCTGATATGAATCCTGACGACCAAGATTGGATGCGCGAATTCGCCAAGTTCAAGAAAGCTGGAAAAACAAAAACCACGCCCGCGGCTCCCCCTAGCATTGTCCCATCTGAACAGCGCAGCACCCTTGCCTCTACAGTCTTTACAGCAGGCGGAACACCAATCCGTCGGAAAAAGCGCAAGGGCGCCCTCACCAACCCCTCCGCCTACTCCATGACGTCTTCCTCTTTAGCCCGTACAGAAGGCCACCGCCTTCTAGACGACCGATTCGAGCGCCTCGAAGCGCTATACGCcctcgacgaggaggaggagtacGATGACTCAATGTCCATGGTTAGCGGCATGACTGGAATGACCGACATGTCGACCGCCTCCTCACAAGCACCTAGTCTCATTGACGCAAATGGCAACGCAGTCGCACCTCGCCACGACTTTAACAACATCATGGACGATTTTCTGGACGGGTGGGATAATAACACCAGTGCACAGGCCAAGAGAAAGGGCGCAAAGAACAAGCGTGGCAAGAACGGCAATGAAGCGATTGGCATCCGGATGTTGGATGAGATTCGGCAGGGTCTGGGTCCTGCGAGAGTACCGGGCCGGGTGTCTGGCAAGGTTTGA